A stretch of the Lactuca sativa cultivar Salinas chromosome 9, Lsat_Salinas_v11, whole genome shotgun sequence genome encodes the following:
- the LOC111901575 gene encoding uncharacterized protein LOC111901575, which yields MLSAAATSAAASSIPASVLCCTAQSTSRRTIKRPHNNCRAVAGNFGHFVQVVKKDVDFLKKNIGAGINWTSEALGLPEISKKVDEFVWLRNLEDPHYSGEFQSPSWPQPYYPELSTTDLIMADLKAMETYIIYYYHLSKMWTKPLPEAYNAQEADDYFKCRPHIVALRLIEVFGSFASAAIRIRISGIIRSKTSNADSETEEYNSQYKFGMVLKETMLNLGPTFIKVGQSLSTRPDIIGFQITKALSELHDQIPPFPRTLAMKIIEEELGSPVDTFFSYISEEAIAAASFGQVYRATTVDGVDVAVKIQRPNLKHVVFRDVYIMRVGLDILQQATKRKSDLRLYADELGKGLVGELDYTLEAANAKEFMEAHSPFSYIRVPKVFDHLTKKRVLTMEWMSGENPKELLSMCNTNFEQELQYSEKQRIDAKRHLFDLVNKGVEACLVQLLETGLLHADPHPGNMLYLPSGQIGFLDFGLICRMEKKHKFAMLGAIIHIVNADWASLVGSLADMDIVRPGTNVSRITMDLEYAMGEMEFKDGIPDIRFSKVLGKVFAIAVKYHLRMPPYFTLLLRSIASFEGLAMAGDPNFKTFESSYPYVVRKLLTDNSFETRKILHSVVMNKRKQLQWKKVAFFLKIGATSKGLLKSGTSSSESDTVNLVLKLLLSKDGVVVRRLVMTADGASLIRDTVSKEAKPFRYQLCKIISDMLYHSICATAFAKTFMPMSATCNPIYRSSSSSSMPAVDYKTLVRNRRLRVIVRKVLESGRKDTLLMLRLCWVSFVTLVVASALACHKVVVSMSEEDYLGRLSFTPKKLVVSN from the exons ATGCTCAGCGCCGCCGCCACCTCCGCCGCTGCATCGTCTATTCCGGCTTCCGTACTCTGCTGTACAGCTCAATCCACCTCAAGAAGAACAATTAAACGCCCCCACAACAATTGTCGTGCTGTTGCTGGAAATTTTGGGCATTTCGTACAAGTTGTAAAGAAAGATGTCGATTTTCTCAAGAAGAATATCGGTGCAGGCATCAATTGGACGAGCGAAGCTCTTGGTTTACCGGAGATTTCGAAGAAGGTAGATGAGTTTGTTTGGCTACGGAACCTCGAAGATCCCCACTATTCTGGTGAATTTCAGTCTCCTTCTTGGCCTCAGCCTTATTATCCAG AACTCTCTACCACAGATCTCATCATGGCTGACCTTAAAGCCATGGAAACATACATAATCTATTATTACCATCTCTCTAAAATGTGGACAAAACCACTTCCAGAAGCTTACAATGCACAAGAAGCTGATGACTATTTCAAATGCAGACCTCATATAGTAGCCCTTCGACTCATTGAA GTTTTTGGCTCCTTTGCTTCAGCTGCAATCAGAATCAGGATATCAGGAATTATAAGGTCAAAAACGTCAAATGCAGACTCTGAAACCGAAGAATACAATTCACAATACAAATTCGGAATGGTGTTAAAAGAAACAATGTTAAACTTAGGTCCCACTTTTATCAAAG TTGGTCAATCCCTTTCCACAAGGCCAGATATCATTGGCTTTCAAATAACAAAG GCTTTAAGTGAGCTCCATGATCAAATCCCTCCATTTCCCCGAACTTTAGCCATGAAAATCATAGAGGAAGAGCTAGGATCCCCTGTGGACACCTTCTTCAGTTACATCTCTGAGGAAGCAATAGCTGCAGCATCATTTGGTCAA GTCTACAGAGCAACTACAGTAGATGGAGTTGATGTTGCTGTGAAAATACAACGCCCTAATTTGAAACACGTTGTGTTTCGTGATGTTTATATTATGAGAGTTGGG TTGGATATTTTGCAACAAGCGACTAAAAGGAAAAGTGATTTACGCCTTTATGCTGATGAGTTAGGAAAAGGGTTAGTAGGGGAGTTGGATTACACTTTAGAAGCTGCAAATGCTAAAGAATTCATg GAAGCTCATTCACCATTTTCGTATATTCGTGTTCCAAAAGTGTTTGACCATTTGACTAAAAAGAGGGTGTTGACTATGGAGTGGATGAGTGGTGAAAATCCAAAAGAATTACTATCAATGTGTAACACCAATTTTGAACAAGAATTGCAATATTCAGAGAAACAGAGGATTGATGCTAAAAGACATCTTTTTGATCTG GTTAACAAAGGAGTTGAAGCATGTTTAGTTCAACTCCTTGAAACTGGATTATTACATGCGGATCCACACCCTGGAAATATGCTCTATTTACCATCTGGACAAATAGG GTTTCTTGATTTTGGATTAATCTGTCGAATGGAAAAGAAGCATAAGTTTGCAATGCTTGGAGCGATTATTCACATAGTAAATGCTGACTGGGCATCCCTTGTGGGGTCCCTTGCTGACATGGACATCGTAAGGCCAGGAACCAATGTTTCACGAATTACCAtg GATCTGGAATATGCGATGGGGGAGATGGAATTCAAGGATGGAATCCCTGATATCAGATTTAGTAAG GTGCTTGGTAAAGTGTTTGCTATAGCTGTGAAGTATCATCTTCGCATGCCACCTTATTTTACTCTTCTCCTACGTTCTATTGCTTCCTttgaag GATTAGCAATGGCTGGAGATCCAAATTTCAAGACATTTGAAAGTTCATATCCGTATGTTGTTCGTAAGCTTCTAACAGATAACTCATTTGAAACAAGGAAGATTCTTCACTcg GTTGTGATGAACAAAAGAAAACAACTTCAATGGAAGAAGGTTGCTTTTTTCTTGAAAATCGGGGCAACAAG CAAAGGATTATTAAAAAGTGGGACTTCTTCTTCAGAATCAGATACAGTAAATTTAGTCCTTAAACTTTTACTCTCAAAAGATGGTGTAGTGGTGCGACGACTTGTCATGACAGCT GATGGAGCATCATTAATCCGGGATACAGTTTCCAAGGAAGCAAAACCTTTCAGATATCAACTCTGTAAAATCATATCCGACATGTTATACCACTCAATATGTGCAACAGCTTTTGCTAAAACATTCATGCCGATGTCAGCCACGTGTAATCCCATTTACAGATCATCATCGTCATCTTCAATGCCAGCTGTCGATTACAAGACCCTAGTGAGAAATCGACGGCTGAGAGTGATTGTCCGGAAGGTTCTAGAATCTGGGAGAAAAGATACCCTGTTAATGCTTCGGTTGTGTTGGGTGAGTTTTGTGACACTTGTGGTGGCGTCGGCTTTGGCTTGTCATAAGGTGGTTGTTTCTATGTCTGAAGAAGATTATTTGGGTCGATTGTCGTTCACTCCTAAGAAACTTGTGGTGAGTAATTAA